One Gammaproteobacteria bacterium DNA segment encodes these proteins:
- a CDS encoding flagellar transcriptional regulator FlhD yields the protein MTEYDFSHLNLEYLIQARDLARQNLHGCALLLGIPEELAARLADVTPAGLSRVAAFKPPLVSPRLGDWWWERLLTALTDGDGDELQAVLEHASLITAG from the coding sequence ATGACAGAGTACGATTTCTCACACCTGAATCTGGAGTATTTGATCCAGGCGCGCGATCTGGCACGGCAAAACCTGCACGGCTGTGCCTTGCTCCTGGGGATCCCCGAAGAGCTCGCCGCGCGCCTCGCGGATGTCACACCGGCCGGCCTGTCTCGCGTCGCGGCGTTCAAGCCACCGCTGGTGTCCCCCAGGCTGGGCGACTGGTGGTGGGAGCGACTGCTTACAGCGTTGACCGACGGCGATGGCGACGAACTCCAAGCAGTCCTCGAGCACGCCAGCCTGATTACAGCCGGCTAG
- a CDS encoding FlhC family transcriptional regulator, which yields MDSIAAHGPERNINVRLAADPAWKKTVAVLDATRLMELGARTGLICHLTKLDRKTANRLYRQIYGRPSPPGQFPFSDAWFLKSERRMLHAAIVWRIHKHLRETNSRPARILIDVYEIYRQIIQEDLLGISQVAFVPRILEMQLWHERQCPRCLTEFISPVEETDASCPGCRLHHRFRCRYCGGRAEGLRRGRRPATCRHCGAARDP from the coding sequence ATGGATTCCATCGCTGCCCATGGTCCGGAACGGAACATCAACGTCCGACTCGCCGCCGATCCGGCCTGGAAAAAGACGGTGGCGGTCCTCGATGCGACCCGGCTCATGGAATTGGGGGCCCGGACTGGGTTGATCTGTCACTTGACGAAGCTGGACAGGAAGACCGCGAATCGACTGTACCGGCAGATCTACGGTCGACCCTCTCCGCCCGGGCAGTTCCCGTTCAGCGACGCCTGGTTTCTGAAAAGCGAGCGGCGGATGCTTCACGCCGCTATCGTCTGGCGTATTCACAAACACCTGCGAGAAACCAACAGCCGCCCCGCCCGCATTCTGATCGACGTCTACGAGATCTACCGGCAGATCATCCAGGAGGATCTCCTCGGGATCTCCCAGGTCGCCTTCGTCCCGCGCATCCTGGAGATGCAACTCTGGCACGAGCGACAATGCCCGCGTTGTTTGACCGAGTTTATTTCGCCCGTCGAGGAAACCGACGCGAGCTGCCCCGGCTGTCGACTGCATCATCGCTTTCGCTGCCGGTACTGTGGCGGGCGAGCAGAGGGGCTGCGCAGAGGTCGCCGCCCCGCGACCTGCCGGCATTGTGGGGCGGCGCGGGATCCATGA
- a CDS encoding methyltransferase domain-containing protein gives MGNRATPPDQDTLEFRNVVADLRQGVPLPNEGVGYAYSSHFLEHLDPFNECEDFLTECRRVLRRGPVLRIAVPDFDKIARFYLDDPKSFYAECDFEKPWFSRVKTWNRRLGISVMFDHKMIYDLVSLEEVLGKAGFVDSVEVGTDLVGHFPSNIAAEIVPTHLSHTLIVDVRTPSRPRVAKTLSSAFLTAFAD, from the coding sequence TTGGGAAACCGAGCAACTCCGCCAGATCAGGATACGCTTGAATTTCGCAATGTAGTGGCTGACCTTCGGCAAGGTGTTCCGTTGCCCAACGAAGGCGTAGGCTATGCTTATTCGAGCCATTTTCTAGAGCATCTCGATCCGTTTAATGAGTGCGAGGATTTTCTTACCGAATGTCGCCGTGTTCTCCGGCGCGGTCCTGTGCTGCGTATAGCGGTTCCAGACTTCGATAAGATTGCACGATTCTATCTTGATGATCCAAAATCATTTTATGCCGAATGCGACTTTGAGAAGCCGTGGTTCTCGCGCGTGAAGACCTGGAACCGCCGCCTAGGAATATCGGTTATGTTCGATCATAAGATGATCTATGATTTAGTTTCGCTCGAAGAGGTTCTTGGAAAAGCAGGTTTCGTCGACTCGGTGGAGGTAGGTACTGATCTTGTAGGTCATTTCCCGTCGAATATCGCTGCCGAAATCGTGCCAACGCACCTGAGCCATACTCTGATCGTAGACGTTCGCACGCCTTCTCGGCCGCGGGTCGCCAAAACACTTTCGTCCGCATTCTTGACCGCTTTTGCCGACTAA
- a CDS encoding helix-turn-helix transcriptional regulator, with the protein MSGRSKQILGDSPIGLVLRALRVTRGVSLEETARLADVSAANLSRTERGLPGGVHPRHLERISGVFGTSVVALYALAEAVAEKPDLLDDPAEVAALTDRLAELQRAYLRASPDRRDEVDRILGL; encoded by the coding sequence TTGAGCGGGAGGAGCAAACAGATACTAGGGGATTCGCCCATCGGGTTAGTTCTAAGGGCGCTACGGGTTACTCGGGGCGTGTCGTTGGAGGAGACGGCACGTCTGGCGGACGTATCGGCGGCGAACCTGTCGCGCACCGAGCGGGGCTTGCCGGGAGGTGTTCACCCACGCCATCTCGAGCGCATTTCCGGCGTGTTCGGCACCAGCGTCGTCGCCCTTTACGCGCTGGCCGAAGCGGTCGCTGAGAAACCCGATCTGCTGGACGATCCGGCTGAGGTCGCGGCACTCACCGACCGACTCGCCGAGTTGCAGCGGGCTTACCTTCGGGCGTCTCCGGATCGACGCGACGAAGTGGACCGGATCCTGGGGCTTTGA